A section of the Roseivirga sp. BDSF3-8 genome encodes:
- a CDS encoding WD40 repeat domain-containing protein — protein sequence MIYRLKALLPLLSTIYFLLCLPACQQAFRNNNYDTIQWAAAWSPDGGRIATGGNNRGLLILGAPELVKQNHFAFTQTITSTAFHPTDPLLAVAIQLSGSRSHLINLETGEQTPLDSLSPFGARAVGWNPDGTLLALGDNEGNLVIYDRQSHFISKVKIDPKALTGLSWHPTKPLLAMTGSRISLYNIESEELITVQPRQHEVLMLCVDWHPSGNFFVTGDYGDKENDLPPLLQFRDEQGNKIREVQKGKGEFRSVKWSPDGNTLATTSDKIRLWTSEGEILKEKGLGAPLWGLSWNPAGDKLVTSSGKGQVVILDKTLQVEKTYDAVPEE from the coding sequence ATGATATATCGCTTAAAAGCCCTTTTACCCCTACTATCTACTATTTATTTTTTATTATGCCTGCCCGCGTGCCAGCAGGCCTTCAGAAATAATAATTACGATACTATCCAGTGGGCCGCCGCCTGGTCTCCCGACGGGGGGCGAATTGCTACGGGTGGAAATAACCGTGGCCTGCTTATACTCGGAGCACCCGAATTGGTAAAGCAGAACCACTTTGCATTTACCCAAACCATCACCTCCACTGCTTTTCACCCCACAGATCCCCTGCTGGCAGTAGCCATCCAGTTATCCGGTAGCCGTAGCCATCTCATCAATCTTGAGACAGGAGAGCAAACCCCACTGGACAGCCTCTCACCATTCGGAGCAAGAGCAGTCGGCTGGAACCCTGACGGCACCTTACTGGCACTCGGAGATAACGAGGGGAATCTTGTGATATACGATAGGCAGAGTCACTTTATCAGTAAGGTAAAGATTGACCCAAAAGCCCTGACCGGCCTGAGCTGGCATCCAACTAAGCCCCTCCTAGCCATGACCGGCTCCCGTATTTCCTTATATAACATTGAATCCGAAGAGCTTATTACTGTGCAACCACGGCAACACGAAGTACTGATGCTTTGTGTTGACTGGCACCCTTCCGGCAACTTCTTTGTCACCGGAGACTATGGGGATAAGGAAAATGACCTGCCCCCCCTGCTGCAATTCCGGGACGAGCAGGGCAACAAGATCAGAGAAGTTCAAAAAGGCAAAGGAGAGTTTCGCTCCGTAAAGTGGAGCCCGGACGGCAATACCTTAGCCACCACCAGTGACAAAATCCGGTTATGGACCAGCGAAGGAGAGATACTGAAAGAAAAAGGGCTGGGGGCTCCTCTCTGGGGACTCTCATGGAACCCTGCCGGAGACAAACTGGTAACGTCCAGCGGCAAAGGCCAGGTAGTCATTCTGGATAAGACACTCCAGGTGGAAAAGACCTATGACGCGGTACCTGAAGAATAA
- a CDS encoding cytochrome P450, translated as MKLPLAFPDNARFANLKKFQASPVDYMKEAVKSFGAPVDLNLPMGDFVLTDEPGHAHHVLNTAKDKYRKSKGYKEIARVLGNGLLTAEGEQWHSQRKALQPSFHKNELRALLPAIWDTGADFVKELQDSEHLALEKQMGYLTLTVLLNSLIHYQDEELKDRMISNIVFSQEFIVNRIRSPFKLPTWVPTRNHRRYHNMMRDVNAILHRCVQERKTTGDAVQDILTVLMKQHDPDREFYRIRDELLTFFVAGHETSALALSWGLHLLAHHPDIQQRLYEEVKALDSLDKMDLMNFSNLDYLQLVVKEILRIYPPIWNIVRLATEDDELGGYHLPKGKQVMCNIYLLHHNAAYWDQPDVFNPERFRNLTPKHKLQYMPFGGGPRFCIGNNFALFEIMILLSQVVREWQVLPLSRLHPGFNPLLTLRPDEALQVQMVKRK; from the coding sequence ATGAAGCTTCCCCTAGCCTTTCCCGATAACGCACGATTTGCCAACCTTAAAAAGTTCCAGGCCTCACCCGTAGACTATATGAAAGAGGCGGTGAAAAGTTTTGGAGCTCCCGTGGACCTGAATCTGCCTATGGGAGATTTCGTACTTACCGATGAACCCGGCCACGCCCACCATGTACTCAACACCGCCAAAGACAAGTACCGGAAGAGTAAAGGCTATAAGGAGATAGCCCGTGTGCTGGGTAATGGCCTGCTTACTGCCGAAGGTGAGCAATGGCATAGCCAGCGGAAGGCACTGCAGCCATCATTCCATAAAAACGAGCTCCGTGCATTGCTACCTGCTATCTGGGACACAGGGGCAGATTTTGTAAAAGAGCTGCAGGATAGTGAGCACCTGGCGCTGGAAAAGCAAATGGGCTACCTCACCCTTACGGTATTGCTAAACTCACTCATTCACTACCAGGATGAGGAACTCAAAGACCGCATGATCAGCAATATCGTTTTTAGCCAGGAATTTATTGTAAACCGTATCAGATCCCCCTTCAAGCTACCTACCTGGGTCCCCACCCGAAACCACCGCCGGTATCACAATATGATGCGCGATGTTAATGCCATTCTCCATCGCTGCGTACAGGAACGAAAAACTACCGGAGATGCTGTACAAGACATCCTGACGGTGCTAATGAAGCAGCACGACCCTGACCGTGAATTTTATAGAATCCGGGACGAACTGCTTACCTTTTTTGTGGCGGGTCATGAGACATCCGCTCTCGCCCTGAGCTGGGGCCTGCATCTGCTGGCCCACCACCCGGACATACAGCAGCGGCTCTACGAAGAGGTAAAGGCACTGGATAGCCTGGATAAAATGGACCTGATGAACTTCTCTAACCTCGATTACCTGCAACTGGTAGTAAAAGAGATCCTGCGCATATATCCGCCTATTTGGAATATCGTAAGGCTGGCAACAGAAGACGATGAACTGGGCGGATACCACTTACCTAAAGGTAAGCAGGTCATGTGCAACATCTACCTCCTGCATCACAATGCCGCCTACTGGGACCAGCCGGACGTGTTTAATCCTGAGCGATTCAGAAACCTCACCCCAAAGCACAAGTTGCAGTACATGCCCTTCGGTGGTGGCCCCAGGTTTTGCATCGGTAATAATTTCGCCCTCTTCGAGATCATGATACTGCTCAGTCAGGTGGTTCGTGAATGGCAGGTCCTGCCCCTTTCCCGGTTACACCCCGGGTTTAATCCTCTGCTGACCCTGCGCCCTGATGAAGCGCTGCAGGTACAAATGGTGAAACGTAAATAA
- a CDS encoding pentapeptide repeat-containing protein, giving the protein MEKVYIEEKEFKNEDFIAHPLEKGHYELCTFTNCRFTAADLSGCIFIECEFKSCDLNNVKLLGTGFQDVRFDSCKLMGLRFEDCRTLLLSFAFNHCHLDLSSFYELKLPGTSFKECSLAEADFTAATIKKADFSGCNLQGATFDRTDLEGADLRTAENYVIDPTVNKIKKARFSLTGLPGLLASFDIRID; this is encoded by the coding sequence GTGGAAAAAGTATATATAGAAGAAAAGGAGTTTAAAAACGAAGACTTCATTGCCCACCCCCTGGAAAAGGGCCATTATGAGCTCTGCACCTTTACCAATTGCCGGTTCACCGCTGCAGACCTATCCGGCTGTATATTTATTGAGTGTGAATTTAAAAGCTGTGACCTCAACAATGTCAAATTGCTGGGCACCGGATTTCAGGATGTACGCTTTGATAGTTGCAAGCTTATGGGATTGCGCTTTGAAGACTGCCGCACCCTTTTGCTATCATTTGCCTTCAATCACTGCCATCTTGACCTGAGTTCATTCTATGAATTGAAGCTACCCGGCACCTCATTTAAAGAGTGTAGCCTGGCAGAAGCCGACTTTACCGCCGCCACTATCAAAAAAGCAGACTTCAGCGGATGCAATCTGCAGGGGGCCACTTTTGACCGTACTGACCTGGAGGGCGCCGATCTGCGCACAGCGGAAAATTACGTGATCGACCCTACGGTCAATAAAATAAAAAAAGCCAGATTTTCCCTCACCGGGCTGCCCGGCCTTTTGGCAAGCTTCGATATCCGGATCGATTAA
- a CDS encoding 1,4-dihydroxy-2-naphthoyl-CoA synthase codes for MSTADWKTVKEYEDITYRKSGKVARIAFNRPNVRNAFRPKTVGELYEAFLDAREDTSIGVVLLSAEGPSTKDGVYSFCSGGDQNARGHQGYVDDAGMPRLNILEVQRLIRFMPKVVIAVVPGWAVGGGHSLHVVCDLTLASKEHAIFKQTDADVTSFDGGYGSAYLAKMIGQKKAREIFFLGRNYSAQEAVDMGMANAAIPHDELEDTAYQWAQEILAKSPTSIKMLKFAFNLTDDGMVGQQVFAGEATRLAYMTEEAKEGRNAFLEKRKPDFSDIKWIP; via the coding sequence ATGAGTACTGCAGACTGGAAGACCGTAAAAGAATATGAAGATATCACCTACCGAAAGTCCGGTAAGGTGGCCCGGATTGCCTTTAACAGACCTAATGTTCGCAATGCGTTTCGACCGAAGACTGTTGGGGAGCTTTATGAGGCATTTCTCGATGCCCGGGAGGATACATCAATTGGGGTGGTTTTGCTGTCTGCCGAAGGGCCCTCCACTAAAGACGGGGTGTATTCCTTTTGTAGCGGGGGAGACCAGAACGCCCGCGGTCACCAGGGCTACGTGGATGACGCCGGTATGCCCCGTCTCAATATTCTTGAGGTACAGCGACTCATTCGTTTTATGCCAAAAGTAGTGATTGCCGTGGTACCAGGCTGGGCAGTAGGTGGCGGCCACAGCCTCCATGTGGTTTGTGACCTGACCCTTGCCAGTAAGGAGCATGCCATTTTTAAACAAACGGATGCAGATGTAACGAGCTTTGATGGTGGGTATGGGTCTGCTTATCTGGCTAAAATGATAGGTCAGAAAAAAGCCCGGGAGATTTTCTTCCTGGGTCGCAACTACTCTGCACAGGAAGCTGTGGACATGGGCATGGCTAACGCCGCCATTCCTCATGATGAATTGGAGGATACTGCCTATCAGTGGGCCCAGGAAATACTGGCCAAATCGCCTACCTCTATTAAAATGCTCAAATTTGCCTTTAACCTGACTGACGATGGAATGGTAGGACAGCAGGTATTTGCCGGAGAGGCTACCCGGCTGGCTTATATGACTGAAGAGGCAAAAGAGGGCCGTAACGCCTTTCTGGAAAAACGAAAGCCTGATTTCTCGGATATTAAGTGGATACCTTAA
- a CDS encoding 3-hydroxyacyl-CoA dehydrogenase family protein gives MSDQIKRVGVIGAGNIGLGVVSDLLFHGFDVTLVDKQEAILSDARKEITKTLRFASIIDKRLKPVTDEKELAERLVVTSDLNKVSECDYVIENITEKRNLKLGLYQELDKICREEVCFAANTSCISITEIGGWTNRAGQILGIHFMNPSYLKMTVEVIRGDYTTEETLGVADMVLKAMGKDYVVVKDFPGFVSNRVSHLFMNEAAFVVQDQLASPADVDKIFKECFGHKMGPLETADLIGLDTVVFSLEVLYESFQDPKYRCCPLLKKMVAGGQLGKKVKRGFFDYK, from the coding sequence ATGTCTGACCAAATTAAACGTGTAGGGGTTATCGGTGCCGGAAACATAGGCCTCGGTGTGGTAAGTGACCTTCTGTTTCATGGCTTTGATGTGACACTTGTGGACAAGCAGGAAGCGATACTTTCGGATGCGCGAAAGGAGATCACAAAAACCCTGCGATTTGCCTCTATCATTGATAAAAGGCTGAAGCCTGTCACGGATGAGAAAGAACTGGCTGAACGCCTGGTGGTTACTTCTGATCTGAATAAGGTGAGTGAGTGTGATTATGTCATTGAAAATATCACTGAAAAGCGGAATCTGAAGCTGGGGCTGTACCAGGAGCTGGACAAGATATGCAGGGAGGAGGTATGCTTTGCAGCCAATACATCCTGTATCTCGATCACAGAAATCGGCGGCTGGACTAACCGGGCGGGGCAGATTCTGGGTATCCATTTTATGAATCCATCTTACCTGAAAATGACGGTGGAGGTGATCCGTGGAGATTATACTACAGAAGAAACGCTGGGCGTGGCGGACATGGTACTTAAAGCTATGGGTAAAGACTACGTAGTGGTCAAGGATTTTCCCGGTTTTGTAAGCAACCGTGTATCACACCTGTTTATGAATGAGGCGGCCTTTGTGGTGCAGGATCAGCTCGCTTCTCCGGCAGACGTAGATAAGATTTTTAAGGAATGTTTCGGGCATAAGATGGGGCCTCTGGAAACAGCCGACCTCATTGGCCTGGATACGGTAGTATTTTCCTTAGAGGTACTGTATGAAAGCTTTCAGGACCCAAAATACCGCTGCTGTCCGCTGCTTAAAAAGATGGTGGCCGGTGGGCAACTTGGTAAAAAAGTGAAGCGTGGCTTTTTCGATTACAAGTAA
- a CDS encoding RNA polymerase sigma factor, translated as MTVKKNRKVFDRLYQEYYAVVRKMCLGYTKGDDAAADDLSQEVFMNAWGALDKFRGDSSYKTWIYRITVNTCLLHIRSEQRRAKRMNELVEETTVVSETPKDGEFNSLYKAIGMLEKLDRLVIMMVLDQLSYEEIAKVSGISEGNLRVKIHRIKKRLKTHLEYVETHG; from the coding sequence ATGACAGTCAAAAAAAACAGGAAAGTATTTGACAGACTGTACCAGGAGTATTATGCAGTAGTGCGCAAGATGTGCCTGGGTTATACCAAAGGGGATGATGCTGCGGCAGATGACCTTAGTCAGGAGGTATTTATGAATGCCTGGGGTGCACTGGATAAGTTCCGGGGAGACTCTTCTTACAAGACCTGGATATACCGGATCACGGTAAATACCTGCCTGCTCCACATTCGGTCGGAGCAGCGCAGGGCAAAAAGGATGAATGAACTGGTAGAAGAAACAACTGTAGTCAGTGAAACGCCCAAAGACGGTGAGTTCAACTCCCTTTACAAGGCAATAGGTATGCTGGAAAAGCTGGATCGACTGGTGATCATGATGGTGCTGGACCAGCTTAGCTATGAAGAAATAGCCAAGGTCAGTGGTATCTCGGAGGGTAACCTCAGGGTGAAAATTCACCGCATCAAAAAACGATTAAAAACACACCTGGAATACGTAGAAACTCATGGATGA
- a CDS encoding sensor histidine kinase: MGLSILKSYPSLTAHPILAFWLNASEENQNMLLLILIASLLLSLTLVVLLALAGRKRNQINKLLEKQRQDLHLVNQELEDKGKLITLQKKSISKNNELISEVYNEHKSLVSVVAHDLKSPLNKIQGLMHVLEMSGPLNEDQKDAIKKIHHVVEGGRVLISDLNSLIYFEDNDVRADYRKLELMPYICGLLNEHESYAWKKKITLTLDKSDCDFTVTTDEKFLTRILDNLISNAIKFSDPDTEVKISCFHEKGTFGIRVIDQGPGISKEDLQQLYKKFKKLSARPTGGESSSGLGLSIVKTLVLKLQGDIFVESEEGKGTQFTIVFPITHQEEHLYSMNLKKEAEN; the protein is encoded by the coding sequence ATGGGTTTATCGATCCTGAAAAGCTACCCTTCTTTAACCGCACACCCTATTTTGGCCTTTTGGCTTAATGCAAGCGAGGAAAACCAGAATATGTTGCTGTTAATTTTGATAGCTAGCCTGTTGTTATCGCTCACTCTTGTCGTATTGCTGGCCCTGGCCGGCAGGAAAAGGAACCAAATCAACAAGCTATTGGAAAAGCAAAGACAGGATCTGCACCTGGTAAATCAGGAGTTAGAAGACAAAGGCAAGCTAATTACATTGCAGAAAAAGAGCATCTCTAAGAATAATGAGTTGATCTCAGAAGTCTATAATGAACATAAATCACTTGTCTCGGTAGTCGCTCACGATCTAAAATCCCCTCTCAATAAAATACAAGGCCTGATGCATGTATTAGAAATGTCGGGCCCGCTCAATGAAGATCAAAAAGATGCCATAAAAAAGATCCACCACGTAGTGGAAGGCGGCCGTGTGCTCATCTCAGACCTCAATAGCCTCATATATTTTGAAGATAATGATGTAAGGGCAGACTATAGAAAGCTAGAATTGATGCCATACATCTGCGGTTTATTAAATGAACATGAAAGCTACGCCTGGAAAAAGAAAATCACCTTAACTCTTGATAAAAGCGATTGTGACTTTACTGTTACTACTGACGAAAAGTTCCTGACCCGCATACTTGATAACCTTATTTCTAATGCCATAAAGTTTAGTGATCCTGATACTGAAGTAAAAATTAGTTGCTTTCATGAGAAGGGCACATTCGGTATTCGTGTTATTGATCAGGGCCCTGGCATATCAAAAGAGGACCTGCAGCAGCTCTACAAAAAATTTAAAAAGCTATCTGCCCGCCCTACCGGCGGAGAATCCTCTTCTGGCCTTGGCTTAAGCATTGTAAAAACGCTTGTCCTGAAGCTGCAGGGGGATATATTCGTAGAGTCAGAGGAAGGTAAAGGCACTCAATTCACTATAGTTTTTCCTATCACGCACCAGGAAGAACATTTATACTCCATGAATCTTAAGAAGGAAGCTGAAAACTAA
- a CDS encoding MBL fold metallo-hydrolase: MNIHYRLFLSLALMLTVALPALAQWDGDKIETDNGVLHIKPISHATMAMQWQGKTIYVDPVGGGEAFKGLPDPDIILITHIHGDHLSKQTLSEINTSKATIITPQSVADSLQGMFTSNLVVMANGDKNEMGKITVHAVPMYNLPRETQIGHPEGRGNGYVLEMGGKKIYLSGDTEGTGDMRDLEGIDVAFVCMNLPYTMDIYEATSAVIEFEPAIVYPYHYRGKNGLSDVSAFKEMVESETDKVEVRLRDWYPSRKK; this comes from the coding sequence ATGAACATACATTACAGATTATTTCTAAGCCTTGCGCTTATGTTGACTGTAGCCTTGCCGGCACTTGCCCAGTGGGACGGAGATAAGATAGAGACCGATAACGGAGTGCTCCATATAAAGCCAATCTCTCATGCTACCATGGCTATGCAGTGGCAGGGTAAGACAATCTACGTAGACCCTGTGGGTGGAGGTGAAGCATTCAAAGGACTTCCTGACCCTGATATAATTCTTATTACCCACATTCATGGAGATCACCTGAGCAAGCAGACGCTATCGGAGATAAATACATCAAAGGCAACGATTATCACGCCACAATCAGTAGCGGATAGCCTGCAGGGCATGTTTACTTCAAACCTGGTGGTAATGGCCAATGGTGACAAAAATGAGATGGGTAAGATTACGGTTCATGCCGTACCCATGTATAACCTGCCGAGAGAAACCCAGATAGGCCACCCGGAAGGCCGCGGCAACGGGTATGTTTTAGAAATGGGTGGAAAAAAGATCTATCTGTCTGGTGATACTGAGGGCACTGGTGACATGCGTGACCTGGAGGGCATAGATGTAGCTTTCGTCTGTATGAACCTACCCTATACCATGGATATCTACGAAGCTACATCAGCTGTTATAGAGTTTGAGCCTGCCATTGTTTACCCTTACCATTACAGGGGCAAAAACGGACTCAGTGACGTCTCAGCCTTTAAAGAAATGGTGGAGAGCGAAACCGATAAAGTGGAAGTAAGGCTTAGGGACTGGTATCCTTCCAGAAAAAAATAG
- the dinB gene encoding DNA polymerase IV, with product MDTKEAEDTPYRKIIHVDMDAFYASVEQRDHPELRGKPVAVGGSKRRGVVAAASYEARRFGIHSAMPSAIAARKCPNLIFVKSRFDVYREVSHQIREIFYEYTDLVEPLSLDEAYLDVTENKPGIPSATLIAREIKKRIKQQTRLTASAGISMNKFLAKIASDYRKPDGIFLIHPVKAEAFVEQLPIEKFHGIGKATAAKMHSIGIFHGKDLKQYTQEELVRRFGKSGRHYFNISRAIDHREVNPNRIRKSMSAERTFDEDLEDLPAMKQAMDPIIDKVYGLMKDRQIYGKTVTIKVKFSDFELITRSKTVHTYIQSRNLLQSMAFELLEQVDREPLAVRLLGVGISNLNINDQLPGYQLTLEF from the coding sequence ATGGATACCAAAGAGGCTGAAGACACCCCATACAGGAAGATAATTCATGTGGACATGGATGCATTTTATGCATCTGTGGAGCAACGAGACCATCCGGAGCTGCGCGGTAAGCCTGTAGCAGTAGGAGGCTCTAAACGAAGGGGGGTAGTGGCGGCTGCCAGTTATGAAGCCCGTCGCTTTGGCATACATTCTGCTATGCCCTCGGCCATAGCTGCCCGTAAATGTCCTAATCTGATCTTCGTAAAATCCCGCTTTGATGTATACAGAGAGGTCAGCCATCAGATAAGGGAGATTTTTTATGAATATACTGACCTAGTAGAGCCCCTCTCACTGGATGAAGCGTACCTGGATGTCACTGAAAACAAACCTGGCATTCCTTCCGCCACGCTCATTGCCAGGGAAATCAAAAAACGCATAAAACAGCAAACCCGTCTAACAGCATCAGCGGGTATTTCCATGAATAAATTTCTGGCAAAAATAGCGTCGGACTATCGAAAGCCAGACGGAATCTTCCTTATACACCCTGTCAAAGCAGAAGCCTTCGTGGAGCAGCTTCCTATTGAAAAATTCCATGGCATAGGCAAGGCCACCGCAGCTAAGATGCATTCCATAGGAATATTTCATGGCAAAGACCTTAAGCAGTATACGCAGGAGGAACTGGTGAGACGCTTTGGAAAATCCGGCAGGCACTACTTTAATATTTCCCGCGCTATTGATCATCGTGAGGTAAACCCGAACCGAATTCGAAAAAGCATGAGCGCAGAGCGTACATTCGATGAGGACCTGGAAGACCTACCTGCCATGAAGCAGGCGATGGATCCGATCATTGATAAAGTGTATGGACTGATGAAGGACCGCCAGATATATGGCAAGACGGTTACTATTAAGGTGAAATTCTCAGATTTTGAGCTCATCACGCGAAGTAAGACTGTACATACCTATATACAATCAAGGAATCTACTGCAGAGTATGGCCTTTGAGCTACTGGAACAGGTTGATCGTGAGCCGCTAGCGGTAAGGTTATTAGGAGTGGGTATTTCTAACCTTAATATTAATGACCAACTCCCGGGCTATCAGCTTACGCTGGAGTTTTAA
- a CDS encoding alpha/beta fold hydrolase, giving the protein MKHFILLIVIAFGTLQVQAQPQAIQVDVSGEGSPVIFLPGFVSPGSVFDETAAGIEGTYEKYFISYAGFNGLAPIDTPWYSQIRESVVQYIVKQDLEEVVLIGHSMGGMLAADVAAELPDRMHKVVFVDALPCMREVMMPGVSAEQISYSNPYNDRMLQMDSATFSQTARQMAMGMTEDTEKAQEVISWMLEADRKTYVYGYTDLLKLDLRERLSQIDVSALVIGAPSFGAQVVRENMEKQYANLSDKQIKIAPGGRHFVMFDELEWLTDQINGFLAE; this is encoded by the coding sequence ATGAAGCATTTTATTCTTTTGATCGTAATCGCATTCGGAACCCTGCAGGTACAGGCACAGCCGCAAGCTATACAAGTGGATGTAAGCGGAGAGGGGAGTCCGGTGATATTCCTTCCCGGCTTTGTCTCGCCCGGTAGTGTGTTTGATGAGACAGCAGCAGGCATAGAGGGTACTTATGAAAAGTATTTTATCTCTTACGCAGGGTTTAATGGATTAGCCCCTATTGATACGCCATGGTATAGTCAGATCAGGGAGAGTGTGGTACAGTATATTGTAAAACAGGACCTTGAGGAAGTGGTGCTGATAGGCCACAGTATGGGAGGCATGCTGGCGGCGGATGTGGCTGCAGAGTTGCCGGACCGTATGCATAAGGTGGTGTTTGTGGATGCGCTGCCCTGTATGCGTGAAGTGATGATGCCAGGCGTATCCGCTGAGCAGATCAGCTATAGTAATCCCTACAATGATCGTATGCTGCAAATGGACAGTGCTACATTCAGCCAGACGGCCAGGCAAATGGCTATGGGGATGACAGAAGATACTGAAAAGGCGCAGGAAGTGATTAGCTGGATGCTTGAGGCTGACAGGAAAACCTATGTATACGGCTATACTGATCTGCTAAAGCTGGACCTGCGCGAAAGACTATCTCAGATCGACGTATCTGCTCTGGTTATTGGGGCTCCCTCCTTTGGTGCACAAGTGGTCAGGGAAAATATGGAGAAGCAGTATGCTAACCTAAGCGATAAGCAGATAAAGATTGCTCCGGGAGGCCGACATTTTGTAATGTTCGACGAGCTGGAATGGCTTACAGACCAGATAAACGGATTTTTGGCAGAATGA
- a CDS encoding alpha-amylase family glycosyl hydrolase, translating into MRNTGVLLIMIAGWLVVACQSDINETEQMDPLLISNRLEEKNKGEKIAVYQVFTRLFGNKNNANKPFGTIEENGVGKFNDFTPTALDALADMGYTHIWYTGVIEHAVVRDYSEYGIRIDDADVVKGRAGSPYAIKDYYDVNPDLAVVVENRMEEFEELVERTHEAGLKVIIDFVPNHVAREYHSDVKPEGVTDLGENDDSSVGFARDNNFYYLPGEPFSVPAGYVPLGDQPFPTKDGQFDENPAKVSGNNAITPQPNVDDWFETVKINYGLDIFNNDTKHFDPIPQTWHQMLEILQYWADKGVDGFRCDFVQFTPYEFWGWAIPQVKEQHPGVIFLAEIYVPEWYEDYLEKGNFDYLYDKVQLYDTLRHLMTGSGSTDNIPPIWKDLSGMNHTMLRFLENHDEQRIASPYFSGDPAYGKPGMLVSSTLYTGPLMVYFGQEDGEPGAGTEGFGGDDGRTTIFDYWGVPQHQKWMNDGVFDGGQLSEEQKELRVFYKNLINLSVKEAALAKGDLLDIHEYNRKNGSPGYTDKVYAYIRYTDGQAMLVVANFGDGEGRELTVMVPEEALALAGLKPGGSYTLEGKLSTSESYPLDGGKVTFSVEPLGAYIFELVREKGEE; encoded by the coding sequence ATGAGAAATACAGGTGTATTGCTAATAATGATCGCAGGCTGGCTGGTTGTGGCCTGCCAGTCGGATATAAACGAAACAGAACAAATGGACCCACTTTTAATTTCAAACCGGCTGGAAGAGAAGAATAAGGGTGAAAAAATTGCCGTGTACCAGGTGTTTACGCGGTTATTCGGTAATAAGAACAATGCCAATAAGCCCTTTGGAACGATAGAGGAGAATGGGGTGGGTAAGTTTAACGACTTTACCCCCACGGCGCTGGATGCCCTTGCGGACATGGGTTATACACATATCTGGTATACCGGAGTGATCGAGCATGCGGTAGTACGTGATTACAGTGAATATGGTATTCGGATAGATGATGCGGACGTGGTAAAAGGCCGGGCCGGATCACCCTACGCGATCAAGGACTACTACGACGTGAACCCGGACCTGGCAGTGGTAGTGGAAAACCGCATGGAAGAGTTTGAAGAACTGGTGGAGCGCACTCATGAAGCCGGGCTGAAGGTGATAATCGACTTCGTGCCAAATCATGTGGCACGGGAGTATCATTCGGATGTGAAGCCTGAAGGGGTAACGGACCTGGGGGAGAATGATGATAGCTCAGTGGGCTTTGCGCGTGATAATAACTTTTACTACCTGCCCGGGGAGCCATTCAGCGTACCGGCGGGCTATGTGCCCCTGGGCGATCAGCCTTTTCCTACTAAGGACGGGCAGTTTGATGAGAATCCTGCGAAAGTGTCGGGTAATAATGCGATCACCCCCCAGCCCAATGTGGATGACTGGTTCGAGACGGTGAAAATCAATTACGGGCTGGACATCTTTAATAATGATACGAAGCACTTTGATCCGATACCGCAGACCTGGCACCAGATGCTGGAAATCCTTCAGTACTGGGCAGATAAGGGGGTAGACGGCTTCCGCTGTGACTTTGTGCAGTTTACGCCTTATGAGTTCTGGGGATGGGCCATACCGCAGGTAAAGGAGCAGCACCCCGGGGTGATCTTTCTGGCAGAGATTTATGTGCCTGAGTGGTACGAGGACTATCTGGAAAAGGGCAATTTCGACTACCTGTATGATAAGGTGCAGCTCTACGATACCCTGCGTCACCTGATGACGGGCTCAGGCAGTACGGATAATATCCCGCCTATCTGGAAAGACCTGAGCGGCATGAACCACACGATGCTGCGTTTCCTGGAAAACCATGACGAGCAGCGCATTGCCTCACCATACTTTTCCGGTGATCCGGCTTATGGCAAACCGGGCATGCTGGTGAGCTCGACCCTATATACAGGGCCGCTGATGGTGTATTTCGGGCAGGAAGACGGCGAGCCGGGTGCCGGAACTGAGGGCTTTGGCGGTGATGACGGCCGCACCACGATCTTCGACTACTGGGGGGTGCCGCAGCACCAAAAGTGGATGAATGACGGGGTCTTTGATGGCGGGCAGCTTAGCGAGGAACAGAAGGAGTTAAGGGTGTTTTATAAAAACCTGATCAACCTCTCGGTAAAGGAAGCGGCCCTGGCAAAAGGCGACCTGCTGGATATACACGAATACAACCGCAAAAATGGAAGTCCGGGCTATACGGATAAGGTCTATGCTTATATCCGCTATACGGATGGGCAAGCGATGCTGGTAGTGGCTAACTTTGGTGATGGTGAAGGGCGGGAGCTTACCGTGATGGTGCCTGAAGAAGCCTTGGCGCTGGCGGGCCTGAAACCCGGGGGAAGTTACACCCTTGAAGGCAAATTATCCACATCGGAAAGTTACCCCCTGGATGGAGGAAAGGTGACTTTCTCTGTTGAGCCGCTAGGGGCTTATATTTTTGAGTTGGTGAGGGAAAAAGGAGAGGAATGA